From the Candidatus Saccharimonadaceae bacterium ML1 genome, one window contains:
- a CDS encoding AAA family ATPase produces the protein MEDSHLIILRGNSGSGKTTVAKRLFDHFHADAMLVSQDVVRRTMLRVKDVPNNPAVELIYKLCLYGNRLNKIVILEGILRCDVYGNKLAELMVNFNGVVHVYYFDIPFDETLRRHATKPNAHEFGEAEMRQWWRSSDVLGVKEEQIFNEKMSADAMLRKILNDCVTGSNNTMKGS, from the coding sequence ATGGAAGATTCGCATCTCATTATCCTCCGCGGTAATTCTGGTAGCGGTAAAACAACGGTGGCAAAACGGTTGTTTGACCATTTCCATGCGGACGCGATGCTTGTGTCGCAAGATGTCGTGCGCCGTACTATGCTTCGTGTTAAAGACGTACCGAATAATCCAGCAGTTGAGCTTATCTATAAACTGTGTTTGTATGGTAATCGTCTTAATAAGATTGTCATTCTAGAGGGAATTTTGCGCTGCGACGTGTACGGCAATAAGCTTGCGGAATTAATGGTAAATTTTAATGGAGTCGTTCATGTTTATTACTTTGATATTCCGTTTGATGAAACATTACGCCGGCACGCCACGAAGCCGAATGCACATGAGTTTGGCGAGGCGGAGATGCGCCAATGGTGGAGGAGTAGTGACGTACTTGGCGTAAAAGAAGAGCAGATATTTAATGAAAAGATGAGCGCAGATGCTATGCTGAGAAAGATATTGAATGATTGCGTAAC
- a CDS encoding ATP-grasp domain-containing protein codes for MDGTHFVGAKILDIKAVMEDRLCNFVAETCRRIDSLIHSYTGFFGVDLMISKDSLDVLECNIRLTAATLPTLLANAISAYRYVEYFEEVPLLSVDTADTVLVRSEYTDSAHIIRPCR; via the coding sequence ATGGACGGAACTCATTTTGTTGGGGCTAAAATATTAGACATTAAAGCTGTAATGGAAGATAGGCTATGTAATTTTGTGGCTGAGACGTGCCGCAGGATTGACTCGCTTATCCATAGCTATACAGGATTTTTTGGTGTTGACTTGATGATAAGCAAGGATAGTCTAGATGTACTAGAGTGCAATATTAGATTGACGGCTGCAACACTGCCGACGCTGCTCGCAAACGCAATTAGCGCGTATAGATATGTGGAGTATTTTGAAGAGGTGCCGTTGTTGTCAGTAGATACGGCTGATACTGTATTAGTAAGGTCGGAGTATACGGATAGTGCGCATATAATTCGTCCATGCCGATAA